The Pelagibacterium halotolerans B2 genome has a segment encoding these proteins:
- a CDS encoding urease accessory protein UreE: MRATGVGLKGKWQGALAGRVELAHDQRALRRKLVTLDNGLDILVDLPQTVALETGDALKLEDGRFAEIVAAKEPLYAITGTDTAHLAQLCWHIGNRHLPCQIETKSGVPQRLLIGRDHVIKDMLEGLGAKVVEISASFSPLRGAYSGQEHGHTHHHHG; encoded by the coding sequence ATGCGCGCAACAGGAGTTGGACTTAAAGGCAAATGGCAGGGCGCTCTCGCCGGACGCGTTGAGCTGGCTCACGATCAGCGGGCCCTCCGCCGCAAGCTCGTTACACTCGATAACGGGCTCGATATCCTCGTCGACCTTCCCCAAACCGTGGCGCTTGAAACCGGGGATGCGCTCAAGCTTGAGGACGGGCGTTTCGCCGAGATCGTCGCCGCGAAAGAGCCGCTCTATGCGATAACCGGTACCGACACGGCCCATCTGGCCCAATTGTGCTGGCATATCGGCAATCGGCACCTGCCTTGCCAGATTGAAACCAAATCGGGCGTGCCGCAACGGCTTCTGATCGGACGGGATCACGTCATCAAGGACATGCTTGAAGGTCTCGGGGCGAAGGTCGTTGAAATCAGCGCGTCGTTTTCGCCGTTGCGCGGGGCGTATTCGGGCCAGGAACATGGACACACGCACCATCA
- a CDS encoding MliC family protein, with amino-acid sequence MMKSPMLAACLAMSALPAGAVETSMQLVLEFEGNAQRDIVTYQCDGIDEPMTVHYINAHPTFLAIVPIEGEEMIFANVISASGARYVSGQYEWWSRGNEAMFTNVMDGTEDAEAEPITCHAAQDIP; translated from the coding sequence ATGATGAAATCCCCTATGCTCGCCGCTTGCCTGGCCATGTCCGCACTTCCCGCCGGTGCCGTGGAGACCTCCATGCAATTGGTTCTCGAATTCGAGGGCAACGCCCAGCGCGATATTGTCACCTATCAGTGCGACGGCATCGACGAGCCGATGACAGTGCACTACATCAATGCGCATCCAACCTTTCTCGCCATCGTTCCGATCGAGGGCGAAGAGATGATTTTCGCCAACGTCATCTCAGCCTCCGGCGCCCGCTATGTTTCGGGGCAGTACGAATGGTGGTCGCGCGGGAACGAGGCGATGTTCACCAACGTCATGGATGGCACCGAGGATGCCGAGGCCGAACCGATCACCTGTCATGCAGCCCAGGATATCCCCTGA
- a CDS encoding AzlD domain-containing protein, with protein sequence MNTEFLIVTLLVGLGTWMLRFLPTRFMRGTGNPEAPLSRFLSATGPAAIAALYVGAILPMVSPELHAIAPLVLGSGAVIAIYYWRRDVSLATLGGAVVYGLVFAIV encoded by the coding sequence ATGAATACCGAGTTTCTGATCGTTACGCTGCTCGTCGGGCTGGGCACCTGGATGCTGCGCTTTCTGCCGACGCGGTTCATGCGCGGGACGGGTAATCCCGAGGCACCCCTGAGCCGGTTTTTGTCTGCAACCGGACCCGCAGCCATTGCCGCGCTTTATGTGGGCGCCATCCTGCCGATGGTGTCGCCCGAACTGCACGCGATTGCCCCGCTCGTATTGGGTTCGGGAGCCGTAATCGCGATATACTACTGGCGCCGCGACGTATCACTTGCGACGCTGGGCGGAGCTGTTGTGTACGGTCTGGTCTTTGCCATTGTTTGA
- a CDS encoding AzlC family ABC transporter permease: MPAPLASFRSGASASTPIAIGYVPVGIAFGIAAIKAGFSALEAIMLSAVVYAGASQFLVLALVGAGAPILVTALSIIATNLRHVFYGPAILEAARDRATRRHAWAWSFFLSDGAFGSAIIAINRTKEHFSPRFMFGVAAGPYLSWVIGTAIGSLLGTSLAAWPAVDAAMGFLMPALFLAMVLSLLTKEHIPVVIVTACLTLPLIVLVSPTVGILGGMVVGALSGLVIRRRT, translated from the coding sequence ATGCCCGCTCCCCTTGCCAGTTTCCGTTCCGGCGCAAGTGCGTCAACGCCCATAGCCATCGGGTATGTACCGGTCGGCATCGCGTTCGGCATTGCCGCGATCAAGGCGGGGTTTTCGGCGCTCGAGGCAATTATGCTCTCAGCGGTCGTTTATGCAGGAGCAAGCCAGTTTCTGGTTCTCGCTCTGGTCGGAGCGGGCGCTCCGATCCTGGTCACCGCACTTTCAATCATCGCGACCAATCTCCGGCACGTTTTTTACGGCCCGGCGATCCTCGAAGCCGCGCGGGACCGGGCGACCCGACGTCATGCCTGGGCGTGGAGCTTTTTTCTTTCCGACGGCGCATTCGGTTCGGCGATCATTGCAATCAACCGAACAAAGGAACATTTTTCGCCGCGCTTCATGTTCGGGGTCGCCGCCGGTCCCTATCTGTCCTGGGTGATCGGCACGGCTATCGGGTCGCTGCTGGGCACGTCGCTCGCGGCGTGGCCGGCGGTCGATGCGGCCATGGGTTTTCTCATGCCGGCGCTGTTTCTGGCCATGGTGCTTTCGCTCCTGACCAAAGAGCACATCCCCGTGGTGATCGTCACCGCATGCCTTACATTGCCGTTGATTGTCCTTGTTTCGCCGACAGTGGGAATATTGGGCGGAATGGTCGTGGGAGCGCTGTCGGGTCTGGTGATCCGGAGGCGAACATGA
- the ureC gene encoding urease subunit alpha, translating to MAAKISRALYADMYGPTTGDRVRLADTELFIEVEKDFTVYGEEVKFGGGKVIRDGMGQSQVTRAAGAVDTVITNALIVDHTGIYKADIGLKDGVIAAIGKAGNPDTQPGVNIIVGPGTEAIAAEGKIVTAGGFDAHIHFICPQQIEEALTSGLTTMLGGGTGPAHGTLATTCTPGAWHLGRMIQSFDAFPMNIALAGKGNASKPEALVEMIMGGAAALKLHEDWGTTPAAIDNCLSVADAYDVQVMIHTDTLNESGFVEDTINAFKGRTIHAFHTEGAGGGHAPDIIKVCGLENVIPSSTNPTRPYTRNTLAEHLDMLMVCHHLDPSIAEDVAFAESRIRKETIAAEDILHDIGAFSIISSDSQAMGRVGEVIIRTWQTADKMKRQRGALPEEAGDNDNFRVKRYIAKYTINPAIAHGISTHIGSIEIGKRADIVVWNPAFFGVKPELVLMGGMIATAPMGDPNASIPSPQPMHYRPMFGAYGKAIANTSVTFVSKAAFESGLKGKLGVDKSMLAVDNTRGGIGKSAMIHNSATPEVTVDPETYEVRADGELLTCEPADVLPMAQRYFLF from the coding sequence ATGGCTGCAAAAATTTCCCGCGCGCTTTACGCAGACATGTACGGTCCCACCACAGGAGATCGGGTGCGGCTGGCCGATACCGAGTTGTTCATCGAAGTGGAAAAAGACTTCACCGTCTATGGCGAAGAGGTCAAATTCGGCGGCGGCAAGGTGATCCGGGACGGCATGGGGCAATCGCAGGTTACCCGCGCCGCAGGCGCGGTTGACACGGTGATCACCAACGCACTTATCGTCGATCACACGGGAATTTACAAAGCCGATATCGGCCTCAAGGACGGCGTGATCGCTGCCATTGGCAAGGCGGGAAATCCCGATACCCAACCGGGCGTCAACATCATCGTGGGACCGGGCACTGAGGCGATTGCTGCCGAGGGCAAGATCGTGACCGCCGGCGGATTCGACGCCCATATTCATTTTATCTGCCCCCAGCAGATCGAGGAGGCTCTGACGTCAGGACTGACCACAATGCTGGGTGGGGGCACCGGACCAGCGCATGGAACGCTGGCGACAACATGCACGCCCGGCGCCTGGCATCTGGGCCGAATGATCCAGTCATTTGACGCCTTTCCCATGAACATCGCGCTCGCGGGCAAGGGCAATGCCTCAAAGCCCGAAGCGCTTGTCGAAATGATCATGGGTGGCGCCGCCGCTCTCAAGCTGCATGAGGACTGGGGAACGACGCCCGCCGCCATCGACAATTGTCTTTCGGTTGCCGATGCCTATGACGTGCAGGTGATGATCCACACCGACACGCTCAATGAATCGGGCTTTGTGGAAGACACGATAAACGCCTTCAAGGGACGGACCATCCACGCATTCCACACCGAAGGTGCCGGCGGCGGGCACGCACCCGACATCATCAAGGTGTGCGGGCTGGAAAACGTCATCCCGTCCTCGACCAATCCGACCCGTCCCTATACGCGCAACACGTTGGCCGAGCATCTCGACATGCTCATGGTCTGCCACCATCTCGACCCTTCGATTGCCGAAGACGTGGCGTTTGCTGAAAGTCGCATCCGCAAGGAAACAATCGCTGCCGAGGATATCCTGCACGACATCGGCGCCTTTTCGATCATTTCCTCGGACAGCCAGGCCATGGGCCGGGTGGGCGAAGTTATCATCCGCACCTGGCAGACCGCCGACAAGATGAAGCGCCAGCGCGGCGCCCTGCCCGAGGAGGCAGGCGACAACGACAATTTCCGGGTCAAGCGCTATATCGCCAAATATACGATCAATCCGGCTATAGCGCATGGCATTTCAACCCATATCGGATCGATAGAAATCGGCAAGCGGGCCGACATAGTCGTCTGGAACCCCGCCTTTTTCGGCGTAAAGCCGGAACTGGTGCTTATGGGTGGAATGATCGCCACCGCTCCAATGGGCGACCCCAATGCGTCAATTCCGTCTCCCCAGCCGATGCACTATCGCCCCATGTTCGGCGCATATGGCAAGGCGATCGCCAACACTTCGGTGACCTTTGTCTCCAAGGCGGCATTTGAAAGCGGGCTCAAGGGCAAACTGGGCGTCGATAAATCTATGCTTGCGGTCGACAACACCAGGGGCGGCATCGGCAAATCCGCAATGATCCACAACAGCGCGACGCCCGAGGTTACCGTCGATCCGGAAACCTACGAGGTCCGGGCAGACGGCGAATTGCTGACCTGTGAGCCTGCCGACGTGCTGCCGATGGCGCAGCGCTACTTCCTGTTCTGA
- a CDS encoding urease subunit beta, which translates to MIPGEIIPKNGDIELNVGREMATLEVANSGDRPIQVGSHYHFYETNAGLVFDRERARGMRLDIAAGTAVRFEPGQTREVTLVALDGDRRVFGFRQMVMGSLDR; encoded by the coding sequence ATGATCCCAGGCGAAATCATCCCCAAAAACGGCGACATCGAACTCAACGTGGGCCGCGAAATGGCTACGCTCGAAGTCGCCAACAGCGGCGACCGGCCCATCCAGGTGGGCAGCCATTACCATTTTTATGAAACCAATGCCGGACTGGTATTCGACAGAGAGCGGGCCCGTGGGATGCGGCTCGATATCGCCGCTGGTACCGCAGTGCGTTTCGAGCCGGGCCAGACCCGCGAAGTGACCCTCGTGGCTCTCGATGGCGACCGCCGGGTGTTCGGTTTTCGTCAGATGGTCATGGGATCCCTGGATCGGTGA
- a CDS encoding HupE/UreJ family protein translates to MFRRIFAALVLVVIGTAPAFAHLDPVEHGSFAAGFTHPLFGFDHILAMVAVGLWAASVGGKALWAVPAAFVATMAVGFGAALAGMPLPFVEPVILASVIFIGIMVALALPLPTTSVAAVVAFFALFHGHAHGGEMGEAGALGYAGGFLLATALLHTVGVAAGVGLGRILATTRGVIATRIAGGLTALGGLWLVIAG, encoded by the coding sequence ATGTTCAGACGCATTTTTGCAGCACTTGTTCTCGTTGTGATTGGCACCGCTCCGGCCTTCGCCCATCTCGACCCCGTCGAGCACGGCTCGTTTGCCGCCGGGTTTACCCATCCCCTGTTCGGCTTCGACCATATCCTCGCCATGGTCGCCGTGGGGCTTTGGGCCGCTTCAGTCGGCGGCAAGGCGCTGTGGGCCGTGCCGGCGGCCTTTGTCGCAACCATGGCCGTGGGGTTCGGTGCGGCGCTGGCGGGTATGCCGCTCCCGTTCGTCGAGCCGGTCATCCTGGCGTCGGTGATCTTTATCGGCATCATGGTGGCTCTCGCTCTGCCGCTGCCCACGACCAGTGTTGCTGCCGTGGTTGCATTCTTTGCGCTTTTTCATGGCCATGCACACGGTGGAGAAATGGGTGAAGCGGGAGCGCTCGGCTATGCCGGCGGCTTTCTTTTAGCCACCGCATTGCTGCACACCGTCGGTGTCGCGGCGGGCGTCGGTCTGGGTCGCATTCTCGCGACCACACGAGGCGTCATCGCTACGCGGATAGCGGGCGGGCTGACGGCGCTTGGCGGGCTATGGCTGGTTATCGCAGGTTAA
- a CDS encoding urease subunit gamma produces MNLTPREKDKLLVSMAAMVARRRLERGVKLNHPEAIALITDFVIEGARDGRPVAELMEAGAHVISREQVMEGIAEMIHDIQVEATFPDGTKLVTVHSPIR; encoded by the coding sequence ATGAACCTCACACCGCGCGAAAAAGACAAGCTGCTGGTCTCGATGGCTGCCATGGTGGCGCGGCGCAGGCTGGAACGCGGGGTCAAGCTAAACCATCCCGAAGCCATCGCGCTGATTACCGACTTCGTTATCGAAGGCGCGCGTGATGGACGTCCGGTCGCCGAGCTGATGGAGGCGGGCGCGCATGTCATTTCGCGCGAGCAGGTCATGGAGGGCATCGCAGAGATGATCCACGACATCCAGGTCGAGGCGACCTTTCCCGATGGGACCAAGCTCGTCACCGTCCATTCACCCATTCGCTGA
- a CDS encoding urease accessory protein UreD — translation MLESPVFQGGAAPTLQRAEGDGRVTTKSRDGLSVLDTLYQSGCGKIRVPRAYGNWLEAVLINTSGGLTGGDKMGWSAQAAAETRLVVTTQACERIYRSSGGAARVDSRLTIEAGARLDWLPQETIVFDGSALDRTLDVDMAADATFLGLEAVILGREAHGEEALSASISDSWRVWRGGTLIHAESARIDAGDMMARNNSALLNGARAYGTLCYVAKDAERHIEKLKTLVGNFPTAGVSRIGDKIVLRATGRSGYQLRKIIMPAIAALSGAGAVPKLWSL, via the coding sequence ATGCTTGAGAGTCCGGTTTTCCAGGGTGGTGCTGCGCCCACATTGCAACGCGCAGAAGGTGATGGCCGCGTCACAACCAAATCGCGCGACGGGTTGTCGGTGCTCGATACGCTCTATCAATCTGGCTGCGGCAAGATTCGCGTGCCCAGGGCCTATGGGAACTGGCTCGAGGCGGTGCTCATCAACACATCGGGAGGGCTGACCGGCGGCGACAAAATGGGTTGGTCGGCGCAGGCTGCTGCCGAAACGCGTCTCGTTGTCACCACCCAGGCGTGCGAACGCATCTATCGCTCCAGCGGCGGCGCAGCGCGCGTGGATTCCCGCCTGACCATCGAAGCAGGTGCAAGGCTCGACTGGTTGCCGCAGGAAACCATTGTGTTCGACGGCTCGGCACTGGATCGAACGCTGGATGTGGACATGGCGGCAGACGCCACATTCCTCGGGCTGGAAGCAGTCATTCTCGGGCGCGAGGCGCACGGGGAAGAGGCCCTTTCGGCCTCGATCTCGGACAGCTGGCGCGTGTGGCGGGGCGGCACGCTGATTCACGCCGAGTCGGCCCGGATCGACGCCGGCGACATGATGGCGCGCAACAACAGCGCGCTCTTAAATGGAGCGCGTGCCTACGGAACGCTGTGCTATGTCGCAAAGGATGCCGAGCGGCATATCGAAAAACTCAAGACGCTGGTCGGCAATTTTCCCACTGCCGGGGTTTCCCGTATCGGGGACAAAATCGTGCTGCGGGCGACGGGCCGTTCAGGCTATCAACTGCGCAAGATCATCATGCCGGCAATTGCCGCGCTTTCGGGAGCCGGGGCGGTGCCCAAGCTCTGGTCACTTTAA
- the urtE gene encoding urea ABC transporter ATP-binding subunit UrtE, whose translation MTTLTVTDIDLHYGAAQALKTVSITAQSNKITSVLGRNGVGKSSLLRAITGTHPISSGTISLEGSELKRTPPYARARMGIGYVPQGREIFPLLTVKENLLTGYAPLKAKDRSIPQAVFELFPVLKSMLGRRGGDLSGGQQQQLAIGRAMVTRPNLLVLDEPTEGIQPSIIKDIGRALQFLRDEMGMTILLVEQYLDFCRELSDHIYVMDRGEIMHEGPASDLDDPNVKRHLMV comes from the coding sequence ATGACGACACTGACCGTTACAGATATCGATTTGCACTATGGTGCTGCACAGGCGCTCAAGACGGTTTCGATCACCGCGCAATCCAACAAGATCACCTCGGTTCTGGGGCGCAACGGAGTGGGAAAGTCATCGCTGTTGCGCGCGATAACGGGCACGCACCCGATCTCTAGCGGCACGATTTCGCTCGAGGGTTCTGAACTCAAGCGGACACCGCCCTATGCGCGGGCGCGAATGGGCATCGGATATGTGCCCCAGGGACGCGAGATTTTTCCGTTGCTGACGGTCAAGGAAAACCTGCTTACCGGCTATGCACCGCTCAAAGCGAAGGATCGCTCTATCCCCCAGGCCGTGTTCGAGCTGTTTCCAGTGCTCAAATCCATGCTGGGACGCCGTGGTGGCGACCTTTCGGGCGGCCAGCAACAGCAATTGGCCATTGGCCGCGCCATGGTCACGCGCCCCAATCTTTTGGTGCTCGACGAGCCCACCGAAGGCATCCAGCCTTCGATCATCAAGGATATCGGGCGAGCACTGCAGTTTTTGCGCGATGAAATGGGTATGACCATCCTTCTGGTCGAACAATATCTCGATTTCTGCCGCGAATTGAGTGACCATATCTATGTCATGGATCGCGGCGAGATCATGCATGAGGGCCCCGCCTCCGATCTGGACGATCCCAATGTCAAACGGCATTTGATGGTTTGA
- the urtD gene encoding urea ABC transporter ATP-binding protein UrtD, translating into MIDTLRNDSLLYLDGVSVTFDGFKALNALSLVVQRDELQAIIGPNGAGKTTMMDIITGKTRPDTGEVFFEGGVDLTKKDEAEIANMGIGRKFQKPTVFESHTVWDNIELALKKPRGVFSSWLYTRDETDTDRIAEILDTVRLSHRQDEYAANLSHGQKQWLEIGMLLAQDPKLLLVDEPVAGMTDAETEETSKLLKSIAKHHSVVVVEHDMSFVRDLDCRVTCLAEGAVLAQGSLEHVSADPLVIERYLGR; encoded by the coding sequence ATGATCGACACTCTTCGCAACGACTCGCTTCTTTATCTCGACGGCGTCTCGGTTACTTTCGATGGCTTTAAGGCACTCAATGCGCTCTCGCTGGTTGTTCAGCGCGATGAACTGCAGGCGATCATCGGCCCCAATGGCGCGGGCAAGACCACAATGATGGATATCATCACCGGCAAGACGCGACCCGATACGGGCGAGGTGTTTTTTGAGGGCGGTGTCGATCTTACAAAAAAGGACGAAGCCGAGATCGCCAATATGGGGATCGGGCGCAAATTCCAGAAACCCACGGTATTCGAGAGCCATACCGTGTGGGACAATATCGAACTGGCGCTGAAAAAGCCGCGTGGGGTGTTTTCGTCATGGCTCTATACGCGTGACGAAACCGATACCGACCGTATCGCGGAGATACTGGACACTGTGCGACTCTCGCACAGGCAGGACGAATACGCCGCCAACCTGTCTCACGGTCAAAAACAATGGCTCGAAATCGGCATGCTGCTTGCCCAGGATCCCAAGCTCCTTCTGGTCGACGAGCCGGTGGCGGGGATGACCGACGCCGAAACCGAGGAGACGTCCAAATTGCTCAAGTCGATCGCCAAACATCATTCGGTGGTTGTCGTGGAACACGACATGAGTTTTGTGCGCGATCTCGATTGCCGGGTGACGTGTCTGGCCGAGGGCGCCGTGCTCGCGCAGGGTTCGCTGGAGCACGTTTCGGCCGACCCGCTTGTCATTGAACGCTATCTGGGGCGCTGA
- the urtC gene encoding urea ABC transporter permease subunit UrtC, which yields MITGKIFEKLGAKAVWVVAILLAFAIAVPLSNLLLPVGHPLRVPNYLVPLMGQYLTYATLALALDLVWGYCGILSLGHGAFFALGGYAMGMYLMRQIGTRGVYGNPVLPDFMVFLGYQELPWYWQGFDLFWFAAIMMAFVPGLLAFVFGWFAFRSRVTGVYLSIITQALTYALMLAFFRNDMGFGGNNGLTDFRDILGAPIPAQTTRASLFAASAILLALCFILCSLIVRSKLGKVMVAVRDAESRTRFIGYRVENVKLFAFTVSAAMAGLAGALYVPQVGIINPGEFAPANSIEVVIWTAVGGRGTLVGPIIGAVVVNAAKSYFTGTFADLWLFILGGMFVFVTLFIPKGIVGLFTAASAKLRQRRHSTVAEAQSDPEPPAPPTAKSRSHRTGDAPDGAKPSPAE from the coding sequence ATGATTACCGGCAAGATCTTCGAAAAGCTTGGCGCAAAAGCGGTATGGGTGGTGGCGATCCTTCTCGCCTTTGCCATCGCAGTGCCACTATCCAATCTCTTGTTGCCCGTTGGCCATCCATTGCGCGTACCCAATTATCTCGTACCGCTCATGGGTCAGTACCTGACCTATGCGACCCTGGCGCTGGCGCTCGATCTGGTCTGGGGCTATTGCGGCATCCTATCGCTTGGCCACGGGGCGTTCTTTGCCCTGGGTGGTTATGCCATGGGCATGTACCTGATGCGTCAGATCGGCACCCGCGGGGTGTACGGCAACCCCGTATTGCCCGATTTCATGGTGTTTCTGGGGTACCAGGAGCTTCCTTGGTACTGGCAGGGGTTCGACCTGTTCTGGTTCGCAGCCATCATGATGGCCTTCGTTCCAGGCCTTCTCGCCTTCGTGTTCGGCTGGTTCGCGTTCAGAAGCCGGGTGACGGGCGTCTATCTTTCGATCATTACCCAAGCCCTCACCTATGCCCTGATGCTCGCCTTTTTCCGCAACGACATGGGTTTTGGCGGCAATAACGGGCTGACCGACTTCCGTGATATCCTTGGCGCGCCAATCCCAGCTCAGACGACCCGCGCGTCGCTGTTCGCCGCCTCGGCGATCCTTCTGGCCCTGTGCTTTATCCTGTGTTCGCTGATCGTGCGCTCCAAGCTCGGCAAGGTCATGGTTGCGGTCCGCGATGCCGAAAGCAGGACGCGGTTCATCGGCTATCGCGTGGAAAACGTAAAGCTCTTCGCCTTCACGGTATCGGCCGCCATGGCGGGATTGGCGGGTGCGCTTTACGTGCCGCAGGTGGGCATCATCAATCCGGGTGAATTTGCACCGGCCAATTCCATTGAGGTTGTGATCTGGACCGCCGTTGGGGGACGTGGGACGCTGGTCGGGCCCATCATCGGGGCAGTGGTCGTCAATGCCGCCAAGTCCTATTTCACCGGCACCTTCGCCGATCTTTGGTTGTTTATTCTGGGCGGCATGTTCGTGTTCGTGACGCTGTTCATCCCCAAGGGAATTGTGGGCCTTTTCACCGCTGCCTCCGCAAAGCTAAGACAGCGCCGGCATTCAACCGTTGCCGAAGCACAAAGCGATCCCGAACCGCCGGCGCCACCGACCGCCAAATCGCGCTCTCATCGCACCGGCGACGCGCCCGACGGCGCCAAGCCCTCACCCGCGGAGTAA
- the urtB gene encoding urea ABC transporter permease subunit UrtB, with product MRSLNRLGRPFLALLFVALAAFAAPSAKAQTVAEIVPGMYDASLGDLRDAVAALVASGEDAALPILQGLGEGELYEADNGGIFIQTGRNTYIDALTGTQAELDATGEMSVIRINNSLRRDIAAAVGSLTLMSEDPATRRAAAEQMFSAADPENIELLDAALAQEDNSGVRKVMEEARAASMLNSEISEADFAAAVATIAARGDRQALGILNANLPNASEAERVNIEAGIASINQSLALWGVGQNVWYGVSLGSVLLLAAIGLAITFGVMGVINMAHGEMVMIGAYVTFMVQEVIRTTSPELFDYSLTIAIPVAFAVTGLIGVAIERGIIRWLYGRPLETLLATWGLSLIIQQGVRTIFGATNREVGNPSWMSGAFELGGLAITWNRMWIVVFALVVFALLLLVLNKTPLGLQMRAVTQNRRMASAMGIRTPWVDAMTFGLGSGVAGLAGVALSQIDNVSPNLGQSYIIDSFMVVVFGGVGNLWGTLVGALTLGVANKFLEPYAGAVLAKILILVLIILFIQRRPRGLFALKGRAVEA from the coding sequence ATGCGCAGTCTCAATCGGCTTGGCAGACCGTTCCTGGCTCTGCTGTTTGTCGCGCTCGCCGCATTTGCAGCCCCGAGCGCAAAGGCGCAAACCGTCGCCGAAATTGTCCCCGGCATGTATGATGCGAGCCTTGGCGATTTGCGCGACGCGGTTGCCGCACTGGTTGCGAGCGGGGAAGACGCCGCGCTGCCTATCCTTCAGGGTCTGGGCGAAGGCGAACTTTACGAAGCCGACAATGGTGGCATCTTCATTCAGACGGGCCGCAACACTTACATCGACGCGCTGACCGGCACCCAAGCCGAGCTGGACGCCACCGGAGAGATGAGCGTCATCCGCATCAACAATTCGCTGCGCCGAGATATCGCCGCAGCCGTGGGCTCGCTTACGCTCATGAGCGAGGATCCGGCCACCCGCCGCGCCGCCGCCGAACAGATGTTCAGCGCCGCCGATCCGGAAAATATCGAACTTCTCGATGCCGCGCTGGCCCAAGAAGACAATTCCGGTGTGCGCAAGGTCATGGAAGAGGCACGCGCCGCTTCTATGCTCAACTCCGAGATCAGCGAGGCCGATTTCGCCGCCGCCGTCGCAACAATCGCCGCGCGCGGAGACCGGCAGGCGTTGGGAATCCTCAACGCCAATCTGCCAAACGCTTCCGAAGCGGAGCGCGTCAACATCGAAGCCGGGATCGCCAGCATCAACCAGTCGCTCGCACTGTGGGGCGTGGGCCAGAACGTCTGGTACGGCGTGTCGCTGGGTTCGGTGTTGCTGCTTGCCGCCATCGGGCTCGCCATCACATTCGGCGTCATGGGCGTCATCAACATGGCGCATGGCGAGATGGTGATGATCGGGGCGTATGTTACCTTCATGGTGCAGGAAGTCATCCGGACCACAAGCCCGGAGCTGTTCGATTATTCGCTCACAATTGCCATCCCCGTGGCTTTCGCTGTCACGGGGCTGATCGGGGTCGCCATAGAGCGCGGTATCATCCGCTGGCTCTATGGCCGTCCACTCGAAACGCTGCTAGCAACATGGGGGCTTTCGCTCATCATCCAGCAGGGCGTGCGAACCATCTTCGGCGCCACCAATCGCGAGGTCGGCAATCCATCATGGATGTCGGGTGCATTCGAGCTGGGGGGCCTGGCCATCACCTGGAACCGCATGTGGATCGTGGTGTTCGCGCTGGTTGTCTTTGCTCTTTTGCTTCTGGTCCTCAACAAGACGCCCCTTGGTCTGCAGATGCGGGCAGTAACGCAAAACCGTCGCATGGCGTCGGCCATGGGCATTCGCACCCCATGGGTTGATGCGATGACGTTTGGGCTCGGGTCCGGTGTTGCCGGTCTTGCGGGCGTTGCATTAAGCCAGATCGACAACGTCTCGCCCAATCTGGGACAGAGCTACATCATCGACAGCTTCATGGTCGTGGTATTCGGCGGCGTGGGCAATCTGTGGGGAACGCTGGTGGGTGCCCTGACGCTCGGCGTTGCCAACAAGTTCCTGGAACCCTACGCCGGCGCGGTGCTCGCCAAGATACTGATCCTGGTCCTCATAATCTTGTTCATCCAGCGCCGCCCCCGCGGGCTCTTCGCGCTCAAAGGACGGGCGGTGGAAGCATGA